From one Leifsonia soli genomic stretch:
- a CDS encoding SDR family oxidoreductase, whose translation MTDAPSADQAARPSSEAGPLGADSARGRLVLIAGATSASGEAVARALVAAGATVLAVGTRQEALDALAAAVPGVETRACDLADWHAVTELAMRIHLKFGRIDGLIHLVGGWRGGGGIEGQSDEDWEFLERSFRTLRNTSRIFFDDLTASPAGRLAIVSSTAVEKPYPGGANYAAAKAAADAWVRAIAQGFAKQAPQSAATVFVVKTLEGLESRLGDEVVRLWEQDAAAVNGQRIPLEPR comes from the coding sequence ATGACGGACGCCCCCTCGGCTGACCAGGCGGCCCGGCCCTCTTCGGAGGCCGGGCCGCTGGGCGCGGACTCCGCGCGCGGGCGTCTCGTGCTGATCGCCGGCGCCACCAGCGCCTCGGGCGAAGCGGTCGCCCGTGCGCTGGTCGCGGCCGGCGCGACCGTTCTCGCCGTCGGAACGCGGCAGGAGGCGCTGGATGCGCTGGCCGCGGCCGTCCCGGGCGTCGAGACCCGCGCGTGCGACCTCGCCGACTGGCACGCCGTCACCGAACTGGCCATGCGCATCCACCTGAAGTTCGGTCGCATCGACGGCCTCATCCACCTCGTCGGCGGCTGGCGCGGCGGCGGAGGGATCGAGGGCCAGAGCGACGAGGACTGGGAGTTCCTGGAGCGGAGCTTCCGCACCCTCCGGAACACCAGCCGCATCTTCTTCGACGACCTCACCGCCTCCCCCGCCGGCCGGCTGGCGATCGTCTCGTCGACCGCGGTCGAGAAGCCGTACCCGGGCGGCGCGAACTACGCTGCGGCGAAGGCGGCGGCGGATGCGTGGGTGCGCGCGATCGCGCAGGGCTTCGCCAAGCAGGCGCCGCAGTCGGCGGCAACCGTCTTCGTGGTGAAGACGCTCGAGGGCCTCGAGTCGCGGCTCGGTGACGAGGTCGTGCGCCTGTGGGAGCAGGACGCGGCGGCGGTCAACGGCCAGCGGATCCCGTTGGAACCGCGCTGA